A window from Exiguobacterium marinum DSM 16307 encodes these proteins:
- the gyrA gene encoding DNA gyrase subunit A → MAEQENIKDINISQEMRTSFMDYAMSVIVSRALPDVRDGLKPVHRRILYAMNELGIRADKPHKKSARVVGDVIGKYHPHGDSAVYETMVRMAQDFSYRYELVDGHGNFGSVDGDSAAAMRYTEARMSKIAMELVRDIGKNTIDYQPNFDGEEKEPVVLPARFPNFLVNGTSGIAVGMATNVPPHNLNEVIDGVLALSHNPDITIAELMQHIPGPDFPTAGEILGRSGIRRAYETGRGSITMRAKAEIETLKNGRERILVHEIPYQVNKARLVEKIADLVRDKKIEGITDLRDESDRNGMRIVIEVRRDANASVILNNLYKQTPMQTTFGVNMLALVGGRPKTLNIKQAIYYYIEHQKEVVRRRTQFDLDKAEARAHILEGLRVALDHLDEVIAIIRSTRTGDEAREKLIARFGLSTEQTQAILDMRLQRLTGLEREKIEGEYREVKALIEELRAILGDEELLLDIIRNELLEIKERYGDARRTVIRTDIVELEDEDLIPVRDMMITLTSEGYIKSIPSDSYRTQRRGGRGKQGMGTNDEDFVLRLLSASTHDTILFFTNFGRVFRLKGYEIPEMSRTAKGMPIINLLQIDKGEKVETMIPVDFNSYLANQTVVEEAEDESEEVADEQLSLVFITKEGLVKRSPLSAYARINKNGLRAISLNETDELVTVRLAKSDDEMLIVTRQGMSIRFPLEGEVRSMGRTARGVRAIRLKKEDDLVVSMEIVRTTQDVLIITEKGYGKRTAMEQFRTQGRGGSGIIGIKTDRGTVVGMRVVDEDDDIMLMTEHGVAIRIDSQTISQMGRSTRGVKVMNIEEGDRLATIAKLKKDELEEELAVDLENGFEDEAPEPDESSNVNE, encoded by the coding sequence ATGGCAGAACAAGAAAATATCAAGGATATAAATATTAGCCAAGAGATGCGGACGTCATTCATGGACTATGCGATGAGTGTCATCGTATCACGTGCCCTTCCGGACGTGCGAGATGGATTGAAGCCGGTTCACCGTCGTATTTTATATGCGATGAACGAGCTTGGGATTCGTGCGGACAAGCCACATAAAAAGTCGGCGCGCGTCGTCGGGGATGTAATCGGTAAGTACCACCCTCACGGTGATTCAGCCGTTTACGAGACAATGGTCCGTATGGCTCAAGATTTCAGTTATCGTTATGAATTAGTCGACGGTCACGGGAACTTTGGTTCAGTCGATGGTGATTCAGCCGCTGCGATGCGTTATACCGAGGCACGGATGTCTAAAATTGCGATGGAACTCGTACGAGACATCGGAAAAAACACAATCGATTATCAACCGAACTTCGATGGGGAAGAAAAAGAACCGGTCGTACTCCCGGCTCGATTCCCAAACTTCCTTGTGAACGGAACGAGCGGGATTGCCGTTGGGATGGCGACAAACGTTCCACCACATAACTTGAACGAAGTCATCGATGGCGTCTTGGCCCTTTCTCACAATCCAGACATTACGATTGCTGAATTGATGCAACACATCCCAGGTCCTGACTTCCCGACAGCGGGAGAGATTTTGGGACGTAGCGGAATTCGTCGTGCGTATGAAACCGGACGTGGGTCGATTACGATGCGTGCGAAAGCCGAAATCGAGACGTTGAAAAATGGCCGTGAGCGCATTCTCGTGCACGAGATTCCTTACCAAGTCAACAAAGCACGTCTCGTTGAAAAGATTGCCGACTTGGTCCGCGATAAAAAGATTGAGGGCATCACAGACTTACGAGATGAATCGGACCGGAACGGGATGCGAATCGTCATTGAGGTTCGCCGCGACGCGAATGCGAGTGTCATCTTAAACAATTTATACAAACAAACACCGATGCAAACGACGTTCGGGGTCAACATGCTCGCCCTTGTAGGCGGTCGTCCAAAAACGTTGAACATCAAACAAGCGATTTATTACTACATCGAACACCAAAAAGAGGTCGTACGTCGTCGTACGCAATTCGATTTGGACAAAGCGGAAGCACGTGCTCACATTTTAGAGGGTCTTCGTGTTGCCTTGGATCACTTGGATGAAGTTATCGCCATCATCCGTAGTACGCGTACAGGTGACGAGGCTCGTGAAAAGTTGATTGCCCGTTTTGGACTTTCGACTGAACAGACGCAAGCAATCTTAGATATGCGCCTCCAACGCTTGACTGGATTGGAACGTGAGAAGATTGAAGGCGAATATCGTGAAGTGAAAGCGTTGATTGAAGAACTTCGTGCGATTCTTGGAGATGAGGAGTTGCTCCTCGATATTATCCGCAACGAACTGCTTGAAATCAAAGAACGATATGGCGATGCACGTCGTACGGTGATTCGTACAGATATCGTCGAGCTTGAGGATGAGGATTTGATTCCGGTTCGTGACATGATGATCACGCTCACGAGTGAAGGCTATATCAAATCGATTCCATCGGATTCTTATCGGACACAGCGCCGCGGAGGACGTGGAAAACAAGGAATGGGAACGAACGATGAAGATTTCGTCCTTCGCTTGCTTTCAGCATCGACACACGATACCATCCTGTTCTTTACGAACTTTGGACGCGTCTTCCGTCTCAAAGGATACGAAATTCCTGAGATGAGCCGTACCGCGAAAGGAATGCCAATCATTAACTTGCTTCAAATCGACAAGGGTGAAAAAGTCGAAACAATGATTCCGGTCGATTTCAACAGTTACTTGGCTAACCAAACGGTAGTAGAAGAGGCAGAGGATGAATCAGAAGAAGTGGCAGATGAGCAGTTGTCTCTTGTGTTTATCACAAAAGAGGGCTTGGTCAAACGTTCCCCACTCTCGGCATACGCTCGAATCAACAAAAACGGTCTCCGCGCTATTAGCTTGAATGAGACAGACGAACTCGTCACGGTCCGTCTTGCGAAGAGTGATGATGAGATGTTGATTGTCACACGCCAAGGAATGTCGATTCGCTTCCCACTTGAAGGAGAAGTTCGCTCGATGGGACGTACGGCACGAGGAGTACGCGCGATTCGTTTGAAGAAAGAAGACGATTTGGTTGTTTCAATGGAAATCGTTCGAACAACACAAGATGTCTTGATCATCACGGAAAAAGGATACGGAAAACGTACGGCCATGGAGCAATTCCGCACACAAGGTCGTGGTGGTTCCGGAATCATTGGAATCAAGACAGACCGTGGGACAGTCGTTGGTATGCGTGTCGTAGATGAAGATGATGACATTATGTTGATGACAGAACATGGGGTCGCGATTCGTATCGATTCGCAAACGATTTCTCAGATGGGTCGAAGCACACGTGGTGTAAAAGTGATGAACATTGAAGAAGGCGATCGTTTAGCGACTATCGCTAAACTGAAAAAAGATGAATTAGAAGAGGAATTAGCAGTCGATTTGGAGAATGGGTTTGAGGATGAAGCACCTGAACCTGACGAATCGTCGAATGTGAATGAGTAA
- a CDS encoding HD-GYP domain-containing protein, with the protein MRLNLSTVHVGMTLLSPVSSLEAGIHLTNEHLRLLRFLKIEEIDVAPVERTTLTSKEKDILYGQVLQYEKHYNQWEERIAPNPYEALEFIHQLFRQEVPLSAVVHFFTDQPLRKNHVIYHAIYRALVSHALSKYRGDEHQLQFDYGLASYFADASYAKIRKWSHMRYFTKMERELLYQHPLVSAAMLPSTQTLRGRVYQLVEEHHERLDGSGFPKRLTERELNPASPLFIVADRFCQLTAQRTFRKPLSPEEAYFYMCQNKAYDEEALSLLATLLGFYEIGRSVLLSSGVRGKIHAYTTCIDQPIVIEDTSQKEYDLSRLNEVRIVAFQ; encoded by the coding sequence GTGCGTTTGAACTTATCTACTGTACATGTTGGCATGACTTTATTGTCACCAGTTTCTTCCTTAGAGGCCGGAATTCACTTAACGAATGAACACCTTCGTTTACTCCGTTTCTTAAAAATCGAAGAGATCGATGTCGCGCCTGTAGAACGAACGACCCTCACTTCAAAAGAAAAGGATATTTTATATGGCCAGGTGCTTCAATATGAAAAGCATTACAATCAATGGGAAGAACGGATTGCCCCTAATCCTTATGAGGCTCTAGAATTCATTCATCAACTCTTTCGTCAAGAAGTACCGTTGTCAGCAGTTGTTCATTTCTTTACAGATCAGCCCTTACGAAAGAACCATGTTATTTATCATGCAATTTATCGAGCTCTCGTTTCTCATGCCTTATCGAAGTATCGAGGTGATGAGCATCAACTTCAATTTGATTATGGACTCGCTTCTTATTTTGCGGATGCAAGTTATGCTAAAATTCGGAAATGGTCTCATATGCGTTATTTCACAAAAATGGAGCGGGAACTTTTGTATCAACATCCGCTTGTCTCAGCAGCGATGTTGCCAAGCACTCAAACGTTACGAGGACGCGTATATCAATTAGTCGAAGAACATCATGAACGACTAGATGGATCTGGGTTTCCGAAACGTCTAACAGAGCGCGAACTAAATCCAGCTTCTCCTCTATTTATTGTAGCGGACCGTTTTTGTCAGTTAACGGCCCAAAGAACGTTTCGAAAACCACTCTCTCCAGAAGAAGCATATTTTTATATGTGTCAGAACAAAGCATATGATGAAGAAGCGCTGTCGCTTCTTGCTACCTTACTAGGATTTTATGAGATTGGTCGATCCGTTTTATTAAGTAGCGGGGTGCGTGGGAAGATTCATGCATATACGACTTGTATCGATCAACCTATCGTCATAGAAGATACGAGTCAAAAAGAATATGATTTATCCCGTTTGAATGAAGTTCGGATTGTAGCGTTCCAATAA
- the guaB gene encoding IMP dehydrogenase has protein sequence MWENKFAKEGLTFDDVLLVPRFSSVLPRDVDLSTKLCEGLELNIPLISAGMDTVTEAPMAIAMARQGGLGVIHKNMSMEMQAEHVDRVKRSENGVITNPFYLTPDHQVYDAEYLMSKYRISGVPIVNSEEERKLIGILTNRDLRFIKDYSTVIKDVMTTENLITAKVGTSLEEAERILHQHRIEKLPLVDENGVLKGLITTKDIEKVEQFPNAAKDKQGRLLVAAAIGVTKDAVSRAQVLVEAGVDALVIDTAHGHSAGVLEKVREIRDMFPSLPIIAGNVATAEATRALIEAGASVIKVGIGPGSICTTRVVAGVGVPQITAVYDCVMEAKEHGVSVIADGGIKYSGDIVKAIAAGANAVMLGSLLAGVKESPGEMEIYQGRQFKTYRGMGSEASMKRGSQDRYFQEADKKFVPEGIEGRVAYRGELADTVYQLIGGLRSGMGYCGAADIRALREDTQFIRMTGAGLQESHPHDVNITKEAPNYSR, from the coding sequence ATGTGGGAAAACAAGTTTGCAAAAGAAGGTTTAACGTTTGATGATGTATTACTCGTACCGAGGTTTTCAAGTGTTTTACCGCGTGACGTAGATTTAAGCACGAAGCTCTGTGAAGGACTGGAATTGAATATTCCGCTCATCAGTGCCGGCATGGATACAGTCACCGAAGCTCCGATGGCAATCGCTATGGCCCGTCAAGGCGGTTTAGGTGTCATTCACAAGAACATGTCGATGGAAATGCAAGCTGAGCACGTCGATCGTGTCAAACGCTCAGAAAATGGTGTCATCACGAACCCGTTCTATTTAACTCCAGACCATCAAGTATACGATGCGGAATACTTGATGAGTAAGTATCGTATCTCTGGTGTACCGATTGTGAACTCAGAAGAGGAGCGTAAACTGATTGGTATCTTGACGAATCGTGATCTTCGCTTTATTAAAGATTATTCAACAGTCATCAAAGATGTCATGACGACGGAAAATCTCATCACAGCAAAAGTTGGTACGTCACTTGAAGAGGCAGAACGCATTCTTCATCAACATCGCATCGAGAAGCTTCCACTCGTCGATGAGAACGGTGTATTGAAAGGTCTCATTACGACAAAAGACATCGAGAAAGTCGAACAGTTCCCGAACGCAGCAAAAGATAAGCAAGGTCGTCTTCTCGTCGCAGCAGCAATCGGTGTCACAAAAGATGCAGTGTCACGCGCTCAAGTATTAGTTGAAGCGGGTGTGGATGCATTGGTCATCGATACAGCACACGGACATTCCGCTGGTGTTCTTGAAAAAGTTCGAGAGATCCGCGACATGTTCCCATCACTTCCAATCATCGCAGGAAACGTGGCTACTGCTGAAGCAACGCGTGCATTGATTGAAGCAGGGGCATCCGTCATTAAAGTTGGGATTGGACCAGGTTCAATCTGTACGACACGTGTCGTCGCAGGTGTCGGCGTTCCACAAATCACAGCTGTATACGATTGTGTTATGGAAGCGAAAGAGCACGGTGTCTCAGTCATCGCTGATGGTGGAATCAAGTACTCAGGTGATATCGTCAAAGCGATCGCCGCAGGAGCGAACGCAGTCATGCTCGGAAGCTTGCTTGCGGGTGTGAAAGAGAGCCCAGGAGAGATGGAAATCTACCAAGGTCGTCAGTTCAAGACTTACCGTGGTATGGGGTCGGAAGCATCGATGAAACGTGGAAGCCAAGATCGTTATTTCCAAGAAGCCGATAAAAAGTTCGTGCCAGAAGGAATCGAAGGTCGCGTGGCGTATCGCGGTGAGCTTGCCGACACGGTCTATCAATTGATTGGTGGTCTTCGTTCAGGTATGGGGTATTGCGGCGCTGCCGACATTCGTGCCCTTCGTGAAGACACACAATTCATTCGTATGACAGGTGCTGGACTCCAGGAGAGCCATCCGCATGATGTCAACATCACAAAAGAAGCACCAAACTACTCACGCTAA
- a CDS encoding alpha-amylase family glycosyl hydrolase, translated as MKKKTARQASTLILSGALLVQAGVPMNALAEPTTMTIDGTKADWASVTPLATSPATGWEGFDIGDLYIQNDAQHLYFYVDANNVPNWGDNGQYINIALQVNDEDSGVSSNPLGYPFDFKEVDKAPQYHILVRIDGDENVKEAALYEAGQETPLLQLNQLNGSAFAVNRTKGFEGKVPLSLLGLNNGDRVRALTVLSGNNAGEHGAFDTIPSNAANQLSDSWNVAASPSTQSVYSAPFTLSGVETIDQLEVASVTPASSATDIDVSTPITWTFNEPVRLDAEAVSLRQGETHVPVDVTINGTTVTLQPKESLALNTSYTATISAGALTGTISNTTLPALTTTFKTASKLADPWETTRYIEMKYVRADGDYTDWNLWTWSTGKKDGQVDPYRITEDGAIFRIPVGQDATKVGFVIRKGTDWAVKDTYGEDRYVTLGEDRVTKVNVESGKGVFHQVPTINGPMYGTDGISFFYRDVALYESGKMSEIEKVALKINGETYPMTYESDNEWFRHTVRLPEGVHDYTYLVTKDGVTTEVKDPYFEASQIEYRQPTVKLTSSVSPKAISSRENAVLQVKPTLPKGVALRELYIDARPLGGPEKLHIDRALNAQTIAVKDTVKPGNKTLSVTAIDQYGNVHRSKTTIRVVPKSMKEKQAFDWDEARIYFMLTDRFHNGDLSNDNPNREFYDQDHLESYHGGDFAGVTKKLDYLDDLGINTIWITPIVDNIDWDLRYGKDGSQYGYHGYWAKNFEKLDEHLGDMAAFHKLIDEAHKRGIKIMVDVVLNHPGYGMEPGASSSVTNFPTDTERQVFDGMIRENPVDGDDLKMSLSGLPDFKTEEAAVREQLVKWQTDWIKRSKTKRGNTIDYFRVDTVKHVDSTTWKSFKNELTTIKPDFKLIGEHYGASINNTGGYLRSGQMDSLLDFDFKYQAEQFVNGNIEDVESALQYRNKQLSNEATLGQFLSSHDEDGFLVSRAGGDTGKQMVAAALQITAKGQPVIYYGEEVGQSGTHAGDMDKGEFNENRYDFDWSRVKGEGKTMHTHYQKLLNIRADYSHVFSKGTRSSVAVSAASGYSVFERSYGKQSVLVGLNTKEKAQTVSFKTSYKAKTVLIDRYSGKSYTVQKDGKVTISLPAQNQGGTVILVAKHK; from the coding sequence ATGAAGAAAAAAACTGCTCGTCAGGCTTCAACACTCATACTATCCGGTGCATTGCTCGTCCAAGCCGGCGTTCCGATGAACGCTTTGGCCGAACCGACGACTATGACAATCGATGGAACGAAGGCAGACTGGGCCTCCGTTACACCCCTTGCAACTTCCCCGGCCACGGGTTGGGAAGGTTTTGATATCGGCGACCTATACATACAAAACGACGCTCAACACCTTTATTTTTATGTGGATGCGAACAATGTCCCAAACTGGGGAGATAACGGACAATATATTAATATCGCCCTTCAAGTGAACGATGAAGACTCTGGGGTTTCTTCGAATCCACTTGGATATCCTTTCGATTTTAAAGAAGTCGACAAGGCACCTCAGTATCATATTCTCGTTCGTATTGATGGGGACGAGAACGTAAAAGAAGCCGCCCTCTATGAAGCCGGACAGGAGACGCCACTCTTACAATTGAATCAATTGAACGGATCCGCCTTCGCAGTCAATCGGACGAAAGGGTTTGAAGGAAAGGTCCCTCTCTCACTACTCGGGCTAAACAACGGAGACCGAGTCCGTGCCCTGACTGTATTGAGCGGGAACAACGCAGGTGAACATGGAGCGTTTGATACGATTCCAAGCAACGCGGCCAATCAACTATCCGACAGTTGGAACGTCGCCGCTAGCCCATCGACACAATCAGTTTATAGTGCTCCGTTCACGTTAAGCGGGGTGGAGACAATCGACCAGCTTGAAGTCGCTTCCGTGACCCCTGCTTCTTCAGCAACTGATATCGATGTATCTACTCCAATCACATGGACCTTCAATGAACCGGTCCGTCTTGATGCTGAAGCAGTTTCCCTACGGCAAGGTGAGACGCATGTCCCGGTTGACGTGACAATCAACGGTACGACTGTGACACTTCAACCGAAAGAGTCACTCGCTCTCAACACTTCATATACGGCTACCATTTCAGCGGGGGCTTTGACCGGTACGATTTCGAACACAACGCTCCCTGCATTGACGACTACGTTCAAGACGGCATCAAAACTCGCAGACCCGTGGGAAACGACTCGCTATATCGAGATGAAGTATGTCCGTGCGGATGGAGACTATACAGATTGGAACTTGTGGACGTGGAGCACTGGCAAGAAAGATGGACAAGTGGATCCGTATCGCATCACGGAGGACGGAGCGATCTTCCGAATCCCGGTCGGTCAGGACGCCACTAAAGTAGGGTTTGTGATCCGAAAAGGAACGGATTGGGCTGTGAAGGACACTTACGGAGAGGACAGATACGTCACGCTTGGAGAAGACCGTGTCACGAAAGTGAATGTCGAAAGTGGCAAAGGTGTCTTCCATCAAGTTCCGACAATCAACGGTCCAATGTACGGTACAGACGGAATCAGTTTCTTCTATCGTGACGTAGCACTCTATGAATCCGGAAAAATGAGTGAAATCGAGAAGGTCGCACTAAAAATCAATGGTGAAACCTATCCGATGACGTATGAGTCTGACAACGAATGGTTTCGTCACACAGTACGTTTGCCTGAAGGCGTTCATGACTACACGTATCTCGTCACAAAAGATGGGGTGACGACCGAAGTGAAAGATCCGTATTTCGAGGCGTCTCAAATCGAATATCGTCAACCGACCGTTAAGCTCACTTCTTCGGTTAGCCCGAAAGCAATCAGTTCCCGTGAAAATGCCGTCTTACAGGTAAAACCAACCTTGCCGAAAGGTGTAGCACTTCGAGAGCTATACATCGATGCACGCCCACTCGGAGGTCCTGAAAAGTTACACATTGACCGTGCGCTCAATGCCCAAACAATTGCGGTAAAGGATACCGTCAAACCAGGCAACAAAACACTTTCTGTCACAGCGATCGATCAATACGGAAACGTCCATCGCTCGAAGACCACCATCCGTGTCGTTCCGAAATCGATGAAAGAGAAGCAAGCATTTGATTGGGATGAGGCCCGTATCTACTTCATGCTGACCGACCGTTTCCACAACGGCGATTTGTCCAATGACAACCCGAACCGTGAATTCTACGATCAGGACCACCTCGAGTCTTATCACGGAGGTGATTTCGCAGGTGTCACGAAAAAACTCGATTATTTGGATGACCTAGGTATCAATACAATCTGGATTACACCGATTGTGGATAACATCGATTGGGATTTACGCTATGGAAAAGACGGGTCTCAATATGGCTATCACGGGTACTGGGCGAAAAACTTTGAAAAACTCGATGAACATCTCGGAGATATGGCCGCATTCCACAAATTGATTGACGAGGCACATAAACGCGGCATTAAAATCATGGTTGATGTCGTCTTGAACCATCCGGGTTACGGTATGGAACCCGGTGCGAGTTCATCCGTCACGAATTTCCCAACGGATACGGAACGTCAAGTGTTCGATGGCATGATCCGTGAAAATCCCGTCGACGGGGATGACCTCAAGATGTCCTTGTCCGGCCTTCCTGATTTCAAGACAGAAGAAGCCGCCGTCCGAGAGCAGTTGGTTAAATGGCAGACCGATTGGATTAAACGTTCGAAAACGAAAAGAGGAAACACGATCGATTACTTCCGTGTCGATACAGTCAAACATGTGGATTCAACGACGTGGAAGTCATTCAAAAATGAACTAACGACAATCAAACCGGATTTCAAACTCATCGGAGAGCATTATGGAGCAAGTATCAACAATACGGGTGGTTATTTGAGAAGTGGTCAAATGGACTCCTTGCTCGATTTTGACTTTAAATATCAGGCCGAGCAATTCGTGAACGGTAACATTGAGGATGTAGAAAGTGCACTTCAATACCGAAATAAACAACTATCGAATGAAGCGACTCTTGGACAATTCTTAAGCAGCCATGATGAAGATGGATTCCTCGTCTCACGCGCAGGTGGGGATACAGGAAAACAAATGGTCGCTGCAGCGCTTCAAATCACGGCCAAAGGTCAGCCCGTCATCTATTACGGAGAAGAGGTTGGCCAATCCGGGACACATGCGGGCGATATGGACAAAGGTGAATTTAACGAGAATCGTTATGATTTCGATTGGTCCCGTGTCAAAGGTGAAGGTAAAACGATGCATACGCATTACCAAAAACTATTGAATATCCGTGCAGACTATTCACACGTATTCAGTAAAGGAACACGTTCATCTGTCGCTGTGAGTGCTGCCTCTGGTTATTCAGTGTTTGAACGGAGCTATGGTAAACAATCTGTTCTTGTCGGATTGAACACGAAAGAGAAAGCGCAAACCGTTTCATTTAAGACGTCGTATAAGGCGAAGACTGTATTGATTGACCGTTATAGCGGCAAATCATATACCGTTCAAAAGGATGGGAAGGTGACCATCTCTCTTCCTGCTCAAAATCAGGGAGGTACCGTGATTTTAGTCGCGAAACATAAATAA
- a CDS encoding class A sortase yields MKRWLRWVIGICLIGSGIFFLTSSVWKDVIADSTSEYVMEHMELQDEDEFNPSYDFKSVTPLSLKDVLQARNRFHHLPTIGVISIPDVSLKLPIIKGLDDESLAVGAGTMHPDQQMGKGNYALAGHYLQHATALFGPLHEIEIGATIYLQDDTRTYEYVVTSLETVSPERVDVLDDTSTPTITLITCTFDTTERLIVKGELVTTSS; encoded by the coding sequence ATGAAGCGCTGGCTTCGATGGGTCATCGGAATATGCTTGATCGGTAGCGGAATTTTCTTTTTGACAAGTTCCGTTTGGAAAGATGTCATCGCCGATTCAACGAGTGAATATGTGATGGAACATATGGAACTACAAGACGAGGATGAATTTAACCCAAGTTATGATTTCAAATCCGTCACGCCGCTTTCATTGAAAGACGTCTTACAGGCGCGCAATCGATTTCATCATTTACCAACAATCGGTGTCATTTCAATTCCGGATGTTTCTTTGAAACTTCCAATCATTAAAGGATTGGATGACGAGAGTCTGGCTGTAGGCGCCGGAACGATGCATCCTGACCAGCAGATGGGCAAAGGGAACTATGCGCTCGCCGGTCACTATTTACAGCATGCGACCGCTCTATTCGGTCCCCTCCATGAAATCGAAATCGGGGCGACGATTTATCTTCAAGATGATACGCGAACGTACGAATACGTGGTCACTTCCCTTGAAACCGTCTCTCCTGAACGAGTCGATGTATTAGATGACACCTCAACCCCAACCATCACGTTAATCACGTGTACGTTTGATACGACAGAGCGCCTCATTGTAAAGGGAGAGCTCGTCACCACTTCCTCATGA
- the pdxR gene encoding MocR-like pyridoxine biosynthesis transcription factor PdxR has translation MDMLTFSLDQESSIPLYEQLYKHIRDAIVDDTLKTGTKLPSKRKLSQFLDVSQTTVEFAYAQLLAEGYIESIPRKGFYVLPQEELYVRRSSSTITPTPPRKTYTYDVSPSQIDTTAFPFERWKRHVKHVVDEIHHELLALGPVQGDLELRQEIATYLYHSRGVQCSPEQIIVGSGTEQLLPQLLDLLPESSIFGIEDPGYPLTRLLFEQQGRTSIPIPIDESGVCVHELERQAIDALYVTPAHQFPTGTVLSVSRRQRLLNWALVHQTYIIEDDYDSEFRYSGKPIPSLQSMDPNERVIYISTFSKSLMPSLRIGYMVLPTTLLNRYRERHHYFTCSVPRFEQHTLSLFMSSGDFEKHLNRMRKIYRRKLEIVLASFRPFEPIVTVTGASAGLHVVLTVATDRTEQELKQSAESSGIAIKSMSDYRIIHPDEQKQLLFGFAHLSESSLPDVIDQLMYAWKVSKGGTS, from the coding sequence ATGGATATGCTCACCTTTTCGCTTGATCAAGAATCGTCCATCCCGCTTTACGAACAATTGTATAAACACATTCGGGACGCTATCGTGGACGATACGTTAAAGACAGGTACCAAATTACCTTCCAAACGTAAACTCTCCCAATTTTTAGACGTGTCACAGACGACGGTCGAATTCGCATATGCCCAGTTACTCGCCGAAGGATATATCGAATCCATTCCTCGAAAGGGTTTTTACGTGTTGCCGCAAGAGGAACTGTACGTCCGGCGATCGAGTAGTACCATTACCCCAACCCCACCTCGGAAGACGTATACGTACGATGTCTCACCAAGTCAAATCGATACGACCGCCTTTCCATTCGAGCGTTGGAAACGACATGTCAAGCACGTCGTCGATGAAATACATCATGAGTTACTCGCCTTAGGACCAGTTCAAGGAGATCTCGAATTAAGACAAGAGATTGCGACCTATCTCTATCATTCACGAGGGGTCCAGTGCTCACCTGAACAAATTATCGTCGGTTCCGGAACGGAGCAACTGTTGCCACAACTGTTGGATCTATTACCTGAGTCGTCAATTTTCGGGATTGAAGATCCCGGTTATCCGCTCACTCGTCTCTTATTCGAACAACAAGGACGTACTTCAATCCCGATTCCGATAGATGAGAGCGGGGTTTGCGTGCACGAGCTCGAGCGTCAGGCAATCGATGCGTTATACGTGACCCCAGCCCATCAATTTCCGACAGGGACTGTCCTGTCTGTCAGTCGAAGGCAGCGCTTGTTAAACTGGGCGCTCGTTCATCAAACGTATATTATCGAAGACGATTACGATAGTGAATTCCGCTACAGTGGTAAGCCTATACCGTCTCTTCAAAGTATGGACCCGAACGAACGGGTTATTTACATCAGTACGTTTTCGAAATCGCTCATGCCCTCCCTTCGAATCGGCTACATGGTATTACCAACAACCCTTTTGAACCGTTATCGAGAGAGGCATCATTATTTCACCTGTAGCGTCCCTAGGTTCGAACAACATACGTTGTCCCTCTTCATGTCGAGCGGTGATTTTGAGAAACATTTGAATCGGATGCGAAAAATATACCGCCGCAAACTAGAGATTGTCCTCGCCTCCTTCCGCCCATTCGAACCGATTGTCACCGTGACCGGAGCGAGTGCCGGATTGCACGTCGTACTGACTGTCGCTACCGACCGGACAGAACAAGAGCTGAAGCAGTCTGCAGAATCTTCCGGAATCGCAATCAAATCGATGAGCGATTACCGCATCATACATCCGGACGAACAAAAACAGCTTCTATTCGGCTTTGCGCATTTGTCCGAATCAAGCTTACCGGATGTGATCGATCAATTAATGTATGCATGGAAAGTTTCGAAAGGAGGGACGTCATGA